Below is a genomic region from Acetobacter ghanensis.
TCTTTGCCGGTCTGTGCGGCACTCTGCTAGACACGCTACTGGCCCCGCTCCCGCTGGAACGCGGCCAACTGGCCCTGAGCACCGCGCTCCCGTGGCGCCCGCCCGGTGGCCGCCCCCCGTCCGAGGCGGAACAACGCATCTGCCTGCCGTTTCTCCAACGCGCGATTACCTTGTTCGCGCCCCGCCGTGTGCTGCTATGCGGCCGCCTGCCCGCCACCATGCTGCTGGGCAAGGACGCCACGCTCCCCAAGCGGGACTGGGGGACGCTGACCCTACCCAATGGTCCAACCCTGCCTGTGCTGGTCATGCGGCACCCACTCCAGCTTCGGGCCTCCCCCACCGCCCGCAGGGAGATATGGCAGACGTTGATGATGGTGATGAAAACACTGCGAGACACACCATAAAGCAACCACAACCACGCCTGTAATAACCTCATACCTGTCACAAAGAATTACAGCATGAAATAACGCCAAATACCTTGGGAAAACAAAGAACTCCGCAAGGAACAACCGGCGCGTTACGGCAAACTTCGTAACGGTTTCTGAAACACGCCAACCAATGTTTACACAGAGTAAACTTGCTTTTTGCGCACAAAACGCCTAGACCCCGCCAGCCATGCGAGCGATAGGTCAAATTCCTCATCAGATCGCGGCAAAAGCCTTTTTGGCTGGTGCCGCTCTTTTGGCCAGCGCTTCCGTCAACACGACGAGAGCCCACGCCAGTTCCCCGGACCACGGGGCAGAACCGCACAGCGAAGAGCTGGCGATGGTTTTGCCGCGCCGGGCTTTTCCGGAAGGTGATGATCTCACCCTACCCAGGCCACTTCCACCGGATGTGGCAACCCATATCCGCTCCATTATCCGACTTCAGCGCATGGGTGCGTTTGCCGAGGCCATCAGCAGCACCACCCATCTGACCGATTCACTGCTGCTGGGCGAGGTAGAGGCCAACCGCTACCTCAACCCAAGCTACCACCCCAGCGCGACAGAACTGCGCAACTGGCTGAAGCAATACACCAGCTACGCGGATGCACCGGCTGTGTGGGCCCGTCTTGCGGCCCTGCCTGACCGGGGTGGGCCCATGCCCGCTGCCCCTTCCACCGAGCATCTGGCCCCCGAACACGCGGCCCTTGCAGCAGGGCCGTTGCAGGAATTCACCCGCAACCCCATGCTGGACCGCACTTTGCGCGAACGCACAACATGGGGCCTTAAAGGTGTGCATAGCGCCCTGCACCTCATCAGCATTACACCGGGCATGACCCCGGCCTATGCCGCCCAGTTGCAGGCGGAAACGGCACAGGCCATGCTGGCTGCGGGGGAAACAGACCTTGCGCTGGACATAAGCCGGACGGCCAACACCGTCTCCCACGGGCAGAATGCGCTGGCAGGCTACGTGACCGGGCTGGCCCTGTGGCAGAAGCAGGCTTACAGCGAAGCGACCGAGTTTTTTGAGCGTGCCTCCCACGCCCCGCGCGCCACGCCGGAAATGCGGGCTGCAAACGCCTTCTGGGCCGCCCGCACGTACGAAAAGACCAACAACCCCCATAACCACCGCTTGTGGCTCCAACATGCGGCTACCTTCCCGCGCACGTTTTACGGGCTTCTGGCCAGCAACATGCTGCGCACGGGTAGCGGCACGCCACACAAGCTGAGCGAACGCCACGGCCTTGCCAGCTTTGCTCCGCTGGAAAGCTCGGGCAATGCCAGCCAGAGCGCGGCCTCCGCGCCGGTTCTGACAGAAATTGACCTGGAGGCCGTGGGGAACACCAATGTCGGCCGCCGCGTCTTTGCCCTGCTACAGGTCGGGGAGCCAGAAATGGCGGAGAACGCCATGCGCCGTGCATGGCCCAGCCTGCACGATGTAACATTGGCCCGCTCCTTCCAACTGGTAGCCGATGCCGCCGGGCTGCATGACCTTGCGCGGGAGATGGAAGACTCCCTGCAAAGTCAGGCCACCACCGCACAAAACATGGATGATGCGCCACTCCCGCAGCTCCGGCCCCGCAACGGCTTTACCATGGACCCAGCACTGGTTTATGCGCTGGCCCGTGTGGAATCCAACTTTGACGCGCGTGCCGTATCCGGTGCAGGCGCACATGGGCTGATGCAGATCCGCCCCATAACGGCTGACTTTGTAACCAGCGCATCTGCCTCCAACCCCAACCACCGGTTCGAGCGCTCGGCCTCAGCTCTGCATGACCCCAGCCTCAATCTGGAAATCGGGCAGCGCTATGTGCAGTATCTGGCCAAGCTGACCCAGCAGGCCAACCATACGGAAGCACGGGGCGGAGACATTATCCGCCTGCTGGCCAGCTACAACGCAGGCCCCAACGCTCTGGCACACTGGGAAAATCTGGCAGCCTCCTCCGATGACCCGCTCTTGTTCATGGAGCTGCTGCCAAACCAGGAAACCCGGAACTACGTGCACCGGACCCTGACCTACCTGTGGCGCTATGCCGCCAAGATGAAGCTCCCAGCGCCCTCCCTGAGCGCTCTGGCGCAAGGCACATGGCCCGACTTTGCGGATGAAACCGCACTGGCCAGCACCCTGCACTAACGAGCCCGGCCTATTCCCCGGCATCCGTACCCTCGCAAGGGGCAACGCAACCGGGGCCGTTAATACCAAAAAGGGGCGCAGCTTTGGCTGCGCCCCTTTTTGTCTTCTCCACTCTGCCCCGCCCAGCGAGGCAAAGAGCCTGTTAGTTCTCCGCCAGAGCCTGACGGCTAGCCCGAACGCGGGCCACACGCCGCCCCTCCACTTCCAGCACCTCAAACAGCCACCCATCGTAAGCGACCTTGTCCCCGGCCGCAGGCACACGCCGCAGCAGGGCCAGCAACAGGCCACCCAACGTATGGTAGCTCCCCTCTTCTGGCAGGGAGCGCAAGCCCAGCATGTCCTTAATTTCATCCACTGAGGCCGTGCCTTCCAGCACAATAACCGCATCCGGGGCGGGCACATTGGCCGCATGGTGGCTGGACTGGGGCTGCTCGTGCGAGGTCTCGCCCACAATGGCGTCAAACAGGTCGGCTGGTGTCACCACACCTTCAAACGCGCCATATTCGTCCAGCACAAAGGCCATGCCCAAGGAGATGCTGCGCATCCGTTCCAGCATATCCAGCGCGGAAATACTGTCCGGCACGACAACCATCGGCCGCATCCCCGCCTCTATGGACACGGGCATACCCTCCAGCACCCGGTCCAGCATATCCTTGGCCAGAATGACCCCTACGGGGTTATCCACCCCTCCTTCGCACACCACGATGCGGGCATAGCTGGTCTGCTTGAGCAGTTGCACCAGCGCCTCGCGCCCGGCATGGCGGTCTATCCAGCACAGTTCATTTCTGGGCGTCATAATGGCCCGTACAGGGCGGTCCGCCAGACGCAGCAGCCGTTCAATCATGCTGCGCTCCTCGTGCTCCAGCACGCCCAGACGGGCGCCCTCGGCAATGTAGGCTTTCAGCTCCTCTTCCGTCAGGCTCTGGTTAACCGCATCACTCGCCCCCATCAGCCGCAGCACCATGTTGGAGGACGCCCGCAGCAGCATGACCACGGGGCCGGTCACCTTGGCCAGCAGTTCCAGCGGCATAGCCAGACGGGCCGCCATTTTTTCCGGCTCACGCAGGGCCAACTGCTTGGGCACCAGTTCCCCCAGCACCAGCATAATGGCGGTAATGAAGACCACCACCACGATCATGGAAATCTGGGAGGCAAAAGGCCGCAGAACAGCAAACTGCTCCAGAATGGGGGTCAGATGTGCCTCAACCTGCACCCCGCCAAACGTCCCCTCCAGAATGGAAACCAGCGTCATACCCACCTGCACCGTGGGCAGAAAAATCTGGGGGTCTTCGGCCAACCGCATAGCCCGGTCCGCACCGCGCACGCCGTTTTCCTGCAACTGGGCCAAACGCGGTTTGCGAACGGAAATAAGAGCCAGTTCCCCCATGGCGAACACCGCGTTGAGGATAACCAGAAAGAAAATAATAAGAATGGAAAGTGCCATGGATAAAACCAACACGCCTTTTGCTGTAGCGGGCTTTGCACAACAAAAGCCCCGCCGTGCAGGATAGGGGATGATCCGGCGTGAGACCAGCGCCGAACATGCGACCCTCCCTACCCGCCATGTCCATGCGGGCAGTGTATGCCTGCCCATCCAATAAAGCGGACCAAATTGGTATTCTTTTTCCGGCAGGCACAAAAAAACGGCCCCCGAGGGGGCCGTTCCTTGTCGCACAAAACCGATTCGCTATAGGGCGAATCAGTCAGCCGCAGTGCTTTCGGCCGGTGCAGCGGCCTTGGGGGCCTCATCATTAGCACCTTCGGTACGCACCACCTTAACGCGCGGAGCCTTGGCAGGCTTGCGGGCTGCAATGGCGTCCATCTGCTCTTCAACCTGCTTGGAGAACACGTACTGAGCAGGACGCTGGTTAGCCAGCGAGATTTCCGGCGCCATCGGTTTTTCGGTTTCGGGGCCAAACAGCGCGACCTTGGCAATGTGCCAGGGGCGGCGAACGGCATCCATTACGGCGGTGGATTCATAACCGGAATGCACCATGCAGTCGGCGCATTTTTCGTAGTTACCGGTGCCGTAATCGTCCCACTTCGTGTCTTCCATCAGCTCACGGAAAGACTTGGCGTAGCCTTCACCCAGCAGGTAGCACGGGCGCTGCCAGCCAAACACGTTACGCAGGGGCTTGCCCCACGGCGTGCAGTGGTACTGCTCGTTACCGGCAAGGAAGTTGAGGAAGAGCGGAGACTGCGTAAACCGCCACTTCTTGCCCTTGCCCAGACGGAACACATCGCGGAAGAGCTGCTTGGTTTTCTGCCGGTTGAGGAAGTGCGCCTGATCGGGTGCACGCTCGTAGGCATAGCCCGGTGCGGTCATGATCCCGTCCACGCCCATGGCCATCACTTCATCAAAGAAGTTGGCCATACGCTGGGGGTCTGCCCCATCGAACACGGTGCAGTTGATGGACACGCGGAAACCGCGCGCCTTGGCCTTTTTAATGGCGGCAACTGCGCGTTCGTACACCCCGTCCTGACAGACGGAGGCATCGTGCATGGTCTTGTCGCCATCCAGATGCACATCCCACGAGAAGAAAGGGGATGGTTCGTAATCGTCCATCTTCTTTTCAAGAAGCAGGGCGTTCGTGCACAGGTAGACGTACTTCTTGCGCGCGATCAGCCCACGGATGATTTCGGGCATTTCCTTGTGCAGCAGCGGTTCCCCGCCGGCTACGGCAATAACTGGTGCGCCTGCTTCCGCATCCGCATCCAGACATTCCTGCACGGTCATGCGCTGGTTGAGAATAGCCGCTGGGTAATCGATTTTTCCGCAGCCTGCACAGGCCAGGTTGCAGCGAAAAAGCGGCTCAAGCATGAGCACCAGCGGATAGCGCTTGCGCCCCGTAATATGCTGTTTGACAACGTAACTGCCGACCCTGACGGCCTGCATTATCGGTACGGCCATAAACCCCCGCTTTGGCGCATCCACTTAACGCCTGTATCGTGACTGGTAGTAAGACAAGTCAGTATTGAGTATGTCCATAAAGCGCGCGACCGGACCTGCTGCCTGCCTGGCCTGCTACTCCACCCGTGGACTGTTAGAAGGAGCAACAGGCGCGGAACATGTATAGCCACGCGTGTATGAGGTATTCGCCTGCATATAGGTGGCCTCGTTTGTCAAGCTCAAGTCTTTTTCGCTACCTGTTGCAAAAAAGACACAATCAGCAGCGAGTTTTGTTTCCGTGCTTGCGTTCTTTCACAAAACATTAAACCAAACCCCATTGGTTCGCGATGTCTGTCGGCATGTTAACGCGATGTAAGGCACGCCGGGGAACAGCATACCCTGCCTGAAAAAGGCAGTTATGTGCCGTTTTCCGCTAAAAAGAAGATGGAAACAATCGCATGGACAGTTCTAAAAACCAGAACGCCGCGTCACCGATTCCCACTTTTGGCCGTTTTCCTGCGCTGGATCGTGTTCGGGTTCCTGCGGACCTGCGCAACCTGTCTGTTGAGCAGCTCAAGCAGCTTGCGGACGAACTGCGGGCCGAAACTGTGGACGCGGTCTCCACCACCGGGGGGCACCTTGGGGCCTCGCTTGGTGTTGTGGAGCTGACCGTAGCCCTGCACGCGGTGTTCGACACGCCCGATGACCGGGTGATCTGGGATGTGGGCCATCAGGCCTACCCGCACAAGATTCTGACCGGACGGCGCGAGCGCATCCGCACCCTGCGCCAGCCGGGTGGGCTGTCGGGCTTTACCCGCCGCTCCGAGAGCGAATACGACCCGTTTGGCGCGGCCCATTCCTCCACGTCCATTTCCGCAGGGCTTGGCATGGCGGTGGCGCACCACCTGCGTGCCGAGGATGACCCCTCCTACCGTGAACGCAATGTGATTGCGGTGATCGGCGATGGCTCCATCTCTGCCGGCATGGCGTATGAGGCCATGAACAACGCCGCAGTGGCCGGGCCGGGCGCTGAACGCCTGATCGTGATCCTCAACGATAACGAGATGTCCATTGCTCCGCCGGTCGGGGCCATGTCCAACTACCTCTCGCGCCTCATGTCGTCGCGCAAATTCATGGAACTGCGCGAACTGGCGGGTAAATTCGTCAAGAAGCTGCCCGCTCCGGTGGAACGCACCGCCCGCAAGGCGGACGAATACGCCCGCGGCATGATTACCGGCGGCACACTGTTCGAGGAGCTGGGCTTTTACTACGTTGGCCCGGTAGACGGGCACGACCTGCCGCAGCTGGTCAATATCCTGCGCAACCTGCGCGATACGGATAAAGGCCCCATCCTGCTGCATGTGATTACGGAAAAAGGCCACGGCTACCGCCCGGCAGAAAACGCGGGCGACAAATACCACGCCGTAGCCAAGTTCAACGTCATTACCGGTGAGCAGAAGAAAGGCCCCGCAGGCCCGCCCAGCTACACCTCGGTGTTTGCGCGTGAACTTGTCCGCCGTGCCCAGACCGACAAGCGCCTGACCGCGGTTACCGCCGCCATGCCGTCCGGCACCGGGCTGGATGCGTTTGCCAAGAACTACCCCGACCGCTTTTTTGACGTAGGCATTGCCGAGCAGCACGCCGTAACCTTTGCCGCTGGTATGGCGACCGAAGGGCTGCGTCCGTTCTGCGCCATTTACTCCACCTTCCTCCAGCGTGCGTATGACCAGGTCATGCACGATGTGGTGTTGCAGAACCTGCCGGTTCGCTTTGCCATTGACCGTGCCGGTCTGGTTGGGGCCGATGGCGCCACCCATGCCGGGTCGTTCGATATTGCCTATCTGGGCTGCCTGCCGGGCATGACCATCATGGCCCCTTCGGACGAGCTGGAACTGCTGCATATGACAGCCACAGCCATTGAGTTTGATGAAGGCCCGATTGCCCTGCGTTACCCGCGTGGCAACGGGCTGGGTCTGGACCTGCCTGCCGAAGGGCAGGTGCTGGAAATTGGCAAGGGCCGCATTATCCGCGAGATGGGTCGCCAGTTTGGGGCAGAAACGGGTGGCATTGCCATTCTCTCGCTCGGGCCAAGGCTTGGCGCGTGCCTGAAGGCCGCCGACATGCTGGCGGCTCAGGGGCTGCCGCCCACGGTGGCGGATGCCCGCTTTGCCAAGCCGATTGACACCGCCCTGCTGGAAAATCTGGCCCGCAACCATGCGGTGCTGATTACCATTGAGGAAGGGTCCGAAGGTGGGTTTGCCACACAGGTCTGCCACCATCTGGCGCGCACCGGTCTGCTGGATCAGGTCCGATTCCGCCCGATGACCCTGCCCGACCGCTTTATCGACCACAACACGCAGGACGCGCAGTATGACGAGGCCGGGCTCTCCGCTCCACACATCGTCGCAACCGCTCTTAACGCACTGGGTGTGAGCGCTACGGGCATCGGAGACATGCTCGAAGCAACCTTGTCAAACCGCTCAACCGGGACAAAATCGTAAGCATGAAACGTATTTCTTTACGCGCAGGGCTTGTGCTTGGCATGAGCATGGCGCTCCTTCCCGTGGTTGGGGCTGGCGTGTCCGCCCCGGCTGCTTTTGCTCAATCCGCTCCGAACAGCCCGGTTATTGCACCCGTGCAGACGCTCTACAAAGCGCTGGACCAGATCGTGCAGTCCCACGGCAGCTTTGCAGAGCGTAGCCAGATTGTGGCGGCCGCTGTTGACCAGTCCTATAATCTGGAAGCGGTGCTCAAGGCCTCCATCGGCCCGCGCTACGCTGGGCTGAGCGCTGACGAGAAGCAGAAACTGCTTGTCGCGTTCAAGGACTATACGGTTGCGCGCTATGTCAGCAACTTCAAGCCCGGTGCGGACGTCAAGTTCACCATCCAGCCCACCGTGACTGACGCCCCTATTGGCGGTAACAAAATTGTGGTCACCGACCTTGGCGCGAGCGATGGCTCAACCCCGACCGAAGTCAGCTACATCATGAACAATGCTGGCGGGTCATGGAAAATTGTGGACGTGCTGCTGAGCGATGCCCGCATCAGCCAGACGGCCGCCCAGCGCGCGGACTTTAGCTCCACGCTCACCTCTGGTGGTGTTTCTGGCCTTATCAGCGTTCTTGAACGCAAGGCTCAGGCCTACTCCAAAGGCTAAAGGAACAGGACAAGGCGCGTGCGGCAACGCAAACAGACACCAATCCCCATTACGGGGCGCATAATGGTTGGGGCATGGTAGCGGTTTTTCCGATTCTGGCAGCTGCCAGCGCGCTTCTTTCTGTTACCGGCTGTATACAGTCCTCGCTGGGGGCTGGTCTGCTGGCACGCTTCCGCCGCAATGAGCGGCGGCCAGTGGTGCTGGGCAGCACCCCCCCGGTGAGTGTGCTCAAGCCTCTATACGGGTCCGAACCCCTGCTGGAAGAAGCGTTGGAAAGCTTCTGCACGCAGGACTACCCCCAGATGCAAATCCTGTTTGGTGTGCGCGATGCGGATGACCCCGCCATTGCCGTGGTGCGCCGCTTGCAGGAACGCCACCCGCATCTGGATATGGAGCTTGTGGTTGACCCCGCCCTGCACGGGCTTAACCGCAAGATCAGCAACCTGATGAATATTCTGCCCAAGGCGCGGCACGATATTCTGGTTATTTCCGATTCCGACATCCATGTGCGGCCGGACTACTTGCGCCACATTGTCTCGGCCCTGCACCAGCCCAATACCGGGCTTGTCACCACCCTGTATGCGGGCCTACCCGCCAGTGGCTCCATTGTGCAGATGCTGGCGGCCTGCCAGATCAACCACAACTTTCTACCCGGCGTCATGCTTTCCCGCTATCTGGGGCGGCAGGACTGTTTAGGGGCCACCATGGCCCTGCGGCGCCAAACGCTGGATGAGGTAGGCGGGCTGGAAGCCCTTCTACCCCATGTTGCGGATGACGCCCTGCTTGGCAGGCTTGTCCGGCAGACAGGCATGAACATTGCCATTGCCGAATGCATGACATGGACCACCATTGCCGAGTCCAGCCTTGGCGAGCTGCTCCGGCATGAGCTGCGCTGGGGCCGCACGGTGTGCACACTGGCGCCAGCGGGCTATGCGGCTTCCTCCATCCAGCTTCCGCTGTTCTGGGCCTCTCTGGTTGTGCTTTTTCAGCCACACGCGGCATGGAGTTTGCCATTCTTCTGGGGCATATGGGCCATGCGTGCCCTTACATCCCTGCTGATTGACCGCGCCGTGGGCGCTCGCGCACTGTGGCCGCTGCTGCTGCTCCCCCTGCGGGACTGGCTGTCTGCCGCCATTATGGTAGGGAGCGCAAGCGGTACGGAGGTCCACTGGCGGGGGCAGACCATGCACATAGCACCCCACCCGCCAGCGGCACCTGCCCCGGTGCGCAGCCTCTCCCCCGGCCCATAGCGAACGCACGCAAAGGCTTGCCTTCTTCATATGCGCCAGAGTAATTGCCTAAACCAAAGCAGACGGAAGTCCTTGAACCAGCATTTATGCCGGAGCTTACCGTTGGACCCCACCGTTCTACGCCCTTGTCAGGATAGAAACCGATGACGATGAGAACCCTTTTTCTCCAGCCGCCAACTTTTGATGGTTTTGATGGCGGCGCAGGCTCGCGCTATCAGGCACGCCGTGAAATCAAATCTTTCTGGTATCCGACATGGCTGGCCCAACCTGCCGCTCTGGTCGAAGGCAGCCGCCTGATTGACGCGCCGCCCGCCAACATGGGCATGGAGCCCATTCTGGAAGACGTGAAGAACCGCGATCTGGTGGTACTGCACACCTCCACCCCGTCCTTTGCCAAGGACGTGCAGGTGGCCCAGATGCTCAAGGACGTTAACCCGAACCTGAAGATTGGTATGGTTGGCGCCAAAGTGGCCGTTCAGCCGGAAGAAAGCCTGCTCAAGGGTGCGCCCATCGACTTTGTTGCCCGCAATGAATTTGATTACACGATCAAGGACATTGCCGACGGCATGGACTTCAAGGACGTGGACGGCATTACGTGGCGCAACAAGAATGGCGAAATTGTCGCCAACCGCGACCGCGCCATGATCGAAGACATGGACTCCCTGCCCTTCGTGACCGAAGTGTACAAGCGTGACCTGCGGATTGAAGATTACTTCATCGGCTACCTCATGCACCCGTACATCTCCATCTACACGGGCCGTGGCTGCAAATCGCGCTGCACGTTCTGCCTGTGGCCGCAGACCGTGGGTGGCCACCGTTACCGCACCCGCAGCCCGCAGCATGTGGCAGCCGAAATCCGTCTGGCCATGCAGTACTTCCCGCAGGTCAAGGAATTCTTCTTTGACGATGACACCTTCACCGATGATCTGCCGCGTGCGGAAGCCATTGCCCGCGAACTGGGCAAGCTGGGTGTAACCTGGTCCTGCAACGCCAAGGCCAACGTCCCCTATGACACGCTGAAAGTCCTGCGTGACAACGGCCTGCGCCTGCTGCTGGTTGGTTACGAAAGCGGCAACCAGCAGATCCTGCACAACATCAAAAAAGGTATGCGCGTTGAAGTGGCGCGTGAGTTCACCAAGAACTGCCACGAACTCGGGATCAAGATCCACGGCACCTTTATTCTGGGTCTGCCGGGCGAAACGAAGGAAACCATTCAGGAAACCATTCGCTTCGCGCAGGAAATCAACCCGCACACGTTGCAGGTATCCCTTGCTGCTCCGTACCCCGGCACGGCACTGTTCAAGGAAGCCACGGAAAACGGCTGGCTGGACGAAAGCAACGCCGAGCTGCTGGACGAAAACGGCGTGCAGATTGCACCGCTGCACTACCCGCACCTCTCGCACACCGAAATCTTCAACAGCGTGGAAGAATTCTACAAGAAGTTCTACTTCCGCGCTCCCAAGATTGCGTCCATCGTTGGGGAAATGGTGCGTTCGCCCCAGATGATGAAGCGCCGCCTGCGCGAAGGTGTGGAGTTCTTCCAGTTCCTTAAAGGCCGCAAGGCTGCCTGATCTGGCATAATCTACGGCGCTGGGTGGGGGTGGCGCATAAGTCCCCCACCCAGAACAGCCATGACAGCCCCCGCCCGCCGGTGTTAGACACAGGCAAAGCTTACCAAGGGGCCGCCAGAACCATGAAACGCGCCATTATTTCCGCCGATGATTTCGGCATGTCGGTTGAAGTGAACGAGGCCATTGAACAGGCCCACGTAAACGGCGTGCTCTCAACCGCAAGCCTTATGGTTTCCGGCCCCGCTGCGCAGGATGCGGTGGAACGGGCCAAACGCCTGCCCTCCCTAAATGTTGGCCTGCATCTGGTGGTTATTGAAGGACCATCGGTTCTGCCCCACAACCGCCTGCCGCTGATTACTGGCGATAATGGCTGGTTCTCCTCCTCCCAACTTGGGCTAGGCGTGGACTATTTTTTTCGCCCTGAAGGACGGCGGGAGCTGGAAGCCGAAATTACCGCCCAGTTCGAAGCCTTCAGCCGTACGGGGCTAGCGTTGGACCACGCCAACGCCCACAAGCACATGCACCTGCACCCGACCGTGGGTAAGCTGATGATCGGCATTGGCAAAGGCTACGGGCTGAACGCCGTGCGCGTGCCGCTGGAACCCCCTAAACCGCTCTACGCCGCGGGAACCTATACAGACACGCTGGGCGATGCGGCCCTGCGCCGCTGGACCGCCCTGCTGCGGCATCAGGCCCACGCGGCGGGCATGGCCACCAATGACTGGTGCTTTGGTCTGGCATGGAGCGGGCATATGACCACAGAGCGGATGGCGGCCCTTGCGGCGCACCTGCCCGATGGGGTGTCCGAAATCTATTTCCACCCCGCTACCCACAAGAACCCCATGCTGGAAAAGCTGATGCCGACCTACGAGCACGAGGCCGAATTTCAGGCGCTCTGCTCACCGGGCTTTCGCAAGGGGCTGGAACACGCAGGGGCGCAACTCTGCGGCTGGCAGGATATAGCACGGAGTGCATAGCAACCACGCCCATGTTGCAAATTTATCGTTATAACAAAAATTTGCATTCATATTTTTCTAAAATGCTCATTTTTGGTCGTTTTGGGTAATAATATTTCAAACCCTCCCTTGACCGGGCATTTCCCTTCA
It encodes:
- a CDS encoding transglycosylase SLT domain-containing protein, which gives rise to MRAIGQIPHQIAAKAFLAGAALLASASVNTTRAHASSPDHGAEPHSEELAMVLPRRAFPEGDDLTLPRPLPPDVATHIRSIIRLQRMGAFAEAISSTTHLTDSLLLGEVEANRYLNPSYHPSATELRNWLKQYTSYADAPAVWARLAALPDRGGPMPAAPSTEHLAPEHAALAAGPLQEFTRNPMLDRTLRERTTWGLKGVHSALHLISITPGMTPAYAAQLQAETAQAMLAAGETDLALDISRTANTVSHGQNALAGYVTGLALWQKQAYSEATEFFERASHAPRATPEMRAANAFWAARTYEKTNNPHNHRLWLQHAATFPRTFYGLLASNMLRTGSGTPHKLSERHGLASFAPLESSGNASQSAASAPVLTEIDLEAVGNTNVGRRVFALLQVGEPEMAENAMRRAWPSLHDVTLARSFQLVADAAGLHDLAREMEDSLQSQATTAQNMDDAPLPQLRPRNGFTMDPALVYALARVESNFDARAVSGAGAHGLMQIRPITADFVTSASASNPNHRFERSASALHDPSLNLEIGQRYVQYLAKLTQQANHTEARGGDIIRLLASYNAGPNALAHWENLAASSDDPLLFMELLPNQETRNYVHRTLTYLWRYAAKMKLPAPSLSALAQGTWPDFADETALASTLH
- a CDS encoding hemolysin family protein produces the protein MALSILIIFFLVILNAVFAMGELALISVRKPRLAQLQENGVRGADRAMRLAEDPQIFLPTVQVGMTLVSILEGTFGGVQVEAHLTPILEQFAVLRPFASQISMIVVVVFITAIMLVLGELVPKQLALREPEKMAARLAMPLELLAKVTGPVVMLLRASSNMVLRLMGASDAVNQSLTEEELKAYIAEGARLGVLEHEERSMIERLLRLADRPVRAIMTPRNELCWIDRHAGREALVQLLKQTSYARIVVCEGGVDNPVGVILAKDMLDRVLEGMPVSIEAGMRPMVVVPDSISALDMLERMRSISLGMAFVLDEYGAFEGVVTPADLFDAIVGETSHEQPQSSHHAANVPAPDAVIVLEGTASVDEIKDMLGLRSLPEEGSYHTLGGLLLALLRRVPAAGDKVAYDGWLFEVLEVEGRRVARVRASRQALAEN
- the hpnH gene encoding adenosyl-hopene transferase HpnH translates to MAVPIMQAVRVGSYVVKQHITGRKRYPLVLMLEPLFRCNLACAGCGKIDYPAAILNQRMTVQECLDADAEAGAPVIAVAGGEPLLHKEMPEIIRGLIARKKYVYLCTNALLLEKKMDDYEPSPFFSWDVHLDGDKTMHDASVCQDGVYERAVAAIKKAKARGFRVSINCTVFDGADPQRMANFFDEVMAMGVDGIMTAPGYAYERAPDQAHFLNRQKTKQLFRDVFRLGKGKKWRFTQSPLFLNFLAGNEQYHCTPWGKPLRNVFGWQRPCYLLGEGYAKSFRELMEDTKWDDYGTGNYEKCADCMVHSGYESTAVMDAVRRPWHIAKVALFGPETEKPMAPEISLANQRPAQYVFSKQVEEQMDAIAARKPAKAPRVKVVRTEGANDEAPKAAAPAESTAAD
- the dxs gene encoding 1-deoxy-D-xylulose-5-phosphate synthase, giving the protein MDSSKNQNAASPIPTFGRFPALDRVRVPADLRNLSVEQLKQLADELRAETVDAVSTTGGHLGASLGVVELTVALHAVFDTPDDRVIWDVGHQAYPHKILTGRRERIRTLRQPGGLSGFTRRSESEYDPFGAAHSSTSISAGLGMAVAHHLRAEDDPSYRERNVIAVIGDGSISAGMAYEAMNNAAVAGPGAERLIVILNDNEMSIAPPVGAMSNYLSRLMSSRKFMELRELAGKFVKKLPAPVERTARKADEYARGMITGGTLFEELGFYYVGPVDGHDLPQLVNILRNLRDTDKGPILLHVITEKGHGYRPAENAGDKYHAVAKFNVITGEQKKGPAGPPSYTSVFARELVRRAQTDKRLTAVTAAMPSGTGLDAFAKNYPDRFFDVGIAEQHAVTFAAGMATEGLRPFCAIYSTFLQRAYDQVMHDVVLQNLPVRFAIDRAGLVGADGATHAGSFDIAYLGCLPGMTIMAPSDELELLHMTATAIEFDEGPIALRYPRGNGLGLDLPAEGQVLEIGKGRIIREMGRQFGAETGGIAILSLGPRLGACLKAADMLAAQGLPPTVADARFAKPIDTALLENLARNHAVLITIEEGSEGGFATQVCHHLARTGLLDQVRFRPMTLPDRFIDHNTQDAQYDEAGLSAPHIVATALNALGVSATGIGDMLEATLSNRSTGTKS
- a CDS encoding ABC transporter substrate-binding protein, which translates into the protein MKRISLRAGLVLGMSMALLPVVGAGVSAPAAFAQSAPNSPVIAPVQTLYKALDQIVQSHGSFAERSQIVAAAVDQSYNLEAVLKASIGPRYAGLSADEKQKLLVAFKDYTVARYVSNFKPGADVKFTIQPTVTDAPIGGNKIVVTDLGASDGSTPTEVSYIMNNAGGSWKIVDVLLSDARISQTAAQRADFSSTLTSGGVSGLISVLERKAQAYSKG
- the hpnI gene encoding bacteriohopanetetrol glucosamine biosynthesis glycosyltransferase HpnI, whose amino-acid sequence is MVAVFPILAAASALLSVTGCIQSSLGAGLLARFRRNERRPVVLGSTPPVSVLKPLYGSEPLLEEALESFCTQDYPQMQILFGVRDADDPAIAVVRRLQERHPHLDMELVVDPALHGLNRKISNLMNILPKARHDILVISDSDIHVRPDYLRHIVSALHQPNTGLVTTLYAGLPASGSIVQMLAACQINHNFLPGVMLSRYLGRQDCLGATMALRRQTLDEVGGLEALLPHVADDALLGRLVRQTGMNIAIAECMTWTTIAESSLGELLRHELRWGRTVCTLAPAGYAASSIQLPLFWASLVVLFQPHAAWSLPFFWGIWAMRALTSLLIDRAVGARALWPLLLLPLRDWLSAAIMVGSASGTEVHWRGQTMHIAPHPPAAPAPVRSLSPGP